Proteins found in one Pseudomonadota bacterium genomic segment:
- a CDS encoding PilZ domain-containing protein: MDKRRGERVDADFDCSIRLYLKNGSDKQQVRLVNCSEGGLCVEVPQAHDPFDRESLVNFLFLVGDDVCAFAAIVKWVSAEGALEGTNGGRRYGAKIAPGSSSNPALYCDYVRYLFLKRRFQ; the protein is encoded by the coding sequence ATGGACAAGCGCAGGGGCGAGCGCGTCGATGCCGACTTCGACTGTTCGATCCGACTCTACCTCAAGAACGGTTCCGACAAACAACAGGTCAGGCTGGTCAACTGCAGCGAGGGCGGGCTGTGCGTGGAGGTTCCCCAGGCGCACGACCCGTTCGACCGGGAGTCGCTCGTCAACTTCCTGTTCCTCGTGGGCGACGACGTCTGCGCCTTCGCGGCGATCGTGAAGTGGGTGAGCGCCGAGGGGGCGCTGGAGGGCACCAACGGCGGCCGGCGCTACGGCGCCAAGATCGCCCCGGGCTCGTCGAGCAACCCGGCGCTCTACTGCGACTACGTCCGCTACCTGTTCCTGAAGCGGCGGTTCCAGTAG
- a CDS encoding 3D domain-containing protein: MATTRSLSILALCLAATAPAACGDGGGSGGDSDSDTDSDSDTDSDTDSDSDSDTDTDSDTDADTDQDTDPGTPLGEVELTYYWVTLETDFDGADDTALGDCDSAFLADVPYAFATSIRTEGTGRLEDGTMLNIDCDCGGGFDCFVELGDEFPWGMGSAGNALEPYVSVAVDEDVIDHGTVLYAPALDGVALPEGGSHDGCLRADDVGGSIIGMHIDWFVGMETSYLELDPVVPETVAVYLDSPQCGGL; encoded by the coding sequence ATGGCGACGACGAGATCTCTTTCGATCCTCGCGCTCTGCCTCGCGGCGACAGCGCCCGCGGCGTGCGGCGACGGCGGCGGATCCGGCGGCGACTCGGATTCGGACACCGACTCCGATTCGGATACCGACTCCGATACCGACTCCGATTCCGACTCCGACACCGACACCGACTCCGACACGGATGCGGACACCGACCAGGACACGGATCCCGGCACTCCGCTCGGCGAGGTGGAGCTCACCTACTACTGGGTGACGCTCGAGACCGACTTCGACGGCGCGGACGACACGGCGCTCGGCGACTGCGACTCGGCGTTCCTCGCGGACGTGCCGTACGCCTTCGCGACGTCGATCCGGACCGAGGGCACCGGCCGGCTCGAGGACGGCACGATGCTCAACATCGACTGCGACTGCGGCGGCGGCTTCGACTGCTTCGTCGAGCTCGGGGACGAGTTCCCGTGGGGCATGGGCAGCGCGGGCAACGCGCTCGAGCCGTACGTCTCCGTCGCCGTGGACGAGGACGTGATCGATCACGGCACGGTGCTGTACGCGCCCGCGCTGGACGGCGTGGCGCTCCCGGAGGGCGGCTCGCACGACGGCTGCCTGCGCGCCGACGACGTGGGCGGCTCGATCATCGGCATGCACATCGACTGGTTCGTGGGGATGGAGACGAGCTACCTCGAGCTCGACCCGGTCGTCCCCGAGACGGTCGCGGTCTACCTCGACTCCCCCCAGTGCGGGGGGCTGTAG
- a CDS encoding GDSL-type esterase/lipase family protein: METGTRRPGTLVVAGLGDSLTYGWMVRRGFFDRAVDALSGRFPQAKIDRINAGVPGDTAPGGFLRAATVLASKPDAIAIQFGLNDCYAGVSPGEYDAAVRRIADLAVRAGALPILVTSCPTDLPGGPEAMDPYYGALRALAAERSLPLADADAAWRALPADRASELYLDDGVHPSDEGHAFMADVLAATLAALL; encoded by the coding sequence TTGGAAACCGGGACACGGCGACCGGGGACGCTCGTCGTCGCCGGGCTCGGCGACTCGCTCACCTACGGCTGGATGGTGCGGCGCGGCTTCTTCGATCGCGCCGTCGACGCCCTGTCGGGGCGCTTCCCGCAAGCGAAGATCGACCGGATCAACGCGGGCGTGCCGGGCGACACCGCGCCGGGCGGCTTCCTGCGCGCCGCGACTGTGCTCGCGTCGAAACCGGACGCGATCGCGATCCAGTTCGGCCTGAACGACTGCTACGCGGGCGTCTCGCCCGGCGAGTACGACGCGGCGGTGCGGCGGATCGCGGATCTCGCGGTCCGGGCCGGCGCGCTCCCGATCCTCGTCACCTCGTGCCCCACGGATCTCCCCGGCGGGCCGGAGGCGATGGATCCCTACTACGGCGCGCTGCGGGCGCTCGCCGCGGAGCGCTCCCTCCCGCTCGCGGACGCCGACGCCGCGTGGCGCGCGCTGCCCGCCGATCGGGCGTCCGAGCTCTACCTCGACGACGGCGTGCACCCCTCGGACGAGGGGCACGCGTTCATGGCAGACGTCCTCGCCGCCACCCTCGCGGCGCTGCTATAA
- the proS gene encoding proline--tRNA ligase translates to MAEEKGKITPQALDFPQWYQDVIREGDLAEVAKVVKGCMVIKPHGYAIWERIQADLDRRFKATGHKNAYFPLLIPMSFLTKEAEHVEGFAPEVAVVTHAGGKALPEGEQYAIRPTSETIIGHFFAKWINSYRDLPLLINQWANVVRWELHTRMFLRTTEFLWQEGHTAHATHDDAMAEVVRMLGVYGDFAEEMMAMPVVRGQKTDSEKFAGAVTTFCIEAMMRDAKALQAGTSHDLGQNFGRAFDVKFQNEAGREDFVWQTSWGVSTRLIGGLIMTHSDDTGLILPPRLAPIQAVIVPIHKSDAEKEAVLSAAAKLRDDLRAKGVAVELDGREGMRPGEKYYEWERKGVPVRIELGPKDLASGAAMTKLRIAEGKAKMPLETLAADLPGVLDGFQAFLFERARRFRADNTVTIDTWADFLAVFQEGDARFAWCHWDGTAETEAAIKDETKVTIRCIPLPGQGPDPEPGVCIKTGRPSAQRVLFAKAY, encoded by the coding sequence ATGGCCGAGGAAAAAGGAAAGATCACGCCGCAGGCTTTAGACTTCCCCCAGTGGTACCAGGACGTCATCCGCGAGGGCGATCTCGCGGAGGTCGCCAAGGTGGTCAAGGGGTGCATGGTGATCAAGCCGCACGGCTACGCGATCTGGGAGAGGATCCAGGCCGACCTCGATCGCCGCTTCAAGGCGACCGGGCACAAGAACGCGTACTTCCCGCTGCTCATCCCGATGTCGTTCCTCACGAAGGAGGCCGAGCACGTCGAGGGGTTCGCGCCCGAGGTCGCGGTGGTCACGCACGCGGGCGGGAAGGCGCTCCCCGAGGGCGAGCAGTACGCGATCCGCCCGACGTCGGAGACGATCATCGGCCACTTCTTCGCAAAGTGGATCAACTCCTACCGGGACCTGCCGCTGCTCATCAACCAGTGGGCCAACGTCGTGCGTTGGGAGCTGCACACGCGGATGTTCCTGCGCACCACGGAGTTCCTCTGGCAGGAGGGGCACACGGCCCACGCGACCCACGACGACGCGATGGCCGAGGTCGTGCGCATGCTCGGCGTGTACGGCGACTTCGCCGAGGAGATGATGGCCATGCCGGTCGTGCGCGGCCAGAAGACCGACTCCGAGAAGTTCGCCGGCGCGGTGACGACGTTCTGCATCGAGGCGATGATGCGCGACGCCAAGGCGCTGCAGGCCGGCACGAGCCACGATCTCGGGCAGAACTTCGGGCGGGCGTTCGACGTGAAGTTCCAGAACGAGGCCGGCCGCGAGGACTTCGTGTGGCAGACGTCGTGGGGCGTCTCCACGCGGCTCATCGGCGGCCTCATCATGACGCACTCGGACGACACGGGGCTCATCCTGCCGCCGCGGCTCGCGCCGATCCAGGCCGTGATCGTGCCGATCCACAAGAGCGACGCGGAGAAGGAGGCCGTGCTCTCCGCTGCGGCGAAGCTGCGCGACGATCTGCGGGCCAAGGGCGTCGCGGTGGAGCTCGACGGCCGCGAGGGTATGCGGCCGGGCGAGAAGTACTACGAGTGGGAGCGCAAGGGCGTGCCTGTCCGGATCGAGCTCGGTCCCAAGGATCTCGCGTCGGGCGCCGCGATGACGAAGCTGCGCATCGCCGAGGGCAAGGCGAAGATGCCGCTCGAGACGCTGGCGGCGGATCTGCCCGGCGTCCTCGACGGGTTCCAGGCGTTCCTGTTCGAGCGCGCGAGGAGGTTCCGCGCCGACAACACGGTGACGATCGACACGTGGGCGGACTTCCTCGCCGTCTTCCAGGAGGGCGACGCGCGGTTCGCCTGGTGCCACTGGGACGGCACGGCCGAGACCGAGGCCGCGATCAAGGACGAGACGAAGGTCACGATCCGCTGCATCCCGCTGCCCGGCCAAGGCCCGGATCCGGAGCCCGGAGTGTGCATCAAGACCGGCCGGCCGTCCGCGCAGCGCGTCCTGTTCGCCAAGGCGTACTGA
- the mnmG gene encoding tRNA uridine-5-carboxymethylaminomethyl(34) synthesis enzyme MnmG: protein MGNRRDFDVVVIGGGHAGCEAFAAALRIGARAAIVTPAISQIGVQPCNPAIGGPGKGHLVREVVALGGWMGRVTDETGIQFRTLNRRKGPAVRSTRVQTDSAAYAAAMRRSLVALAPPESIIEDEVVEIELAHGERPRRVTGVRLARRGAVTATAVVITAGTFLRGVLFVGSRRTPGGRLGAPPSTALAESLERAGLPFIRLKTGTCPRLDGSTIDTTGLEGQAGDEPPPFFDPATRGFSLPQRICHVTYTGEAAHAAIRKNLDRSALYGGGITGVGPRYCPSIETKIARFPDKGRHQIFLEPEDRDGRVIYPAGLSTSLPEDAQEALVRAIPGLEQARIVRYGYAVEYDAIQPTCLTPALEVDGISGMYLAGQILGTSGYEEAAMLGLVAGANAALALRGDRPLALRRDRAYAGVMIDDLTARGVDEPYRMFTSRAEHRLLLREDNAGARLVDEGERTGLLDADRIREIRARVAAVNAARERLHATVVAPSAVTLAALAALGVGAIKKPTSLADLARRPGARLEDLSALAPWLAELSPEAKAGLEVDIKYEGYVRRQEALAEKLAAMDEIALPADIDYAALPGLRAEAVEKLSRIRPATLGQASRIPGLTPAVVEILHVWCRRAVRAGRSADGAADED from the coding sequence ATGGGAAACCGACGGGATTTTGACGTCGTTGTAATCGGAGGCGGCCACGCGGGTTGCGAGGCGTTCGCGGCCGCGCTGCGAATCGGCGCCAGAGCCGCGATCGTGACCCCGGCGATCTCGCAGATCGGTGTCCAGCCGTGCAACCCGGCGATCGGCGGTCCGGGCAAAGGACACCTCGTGCGCGAGGTGGTCGCGCTCGGCGGATGGATGGGGCGCGTCACCGACGAGACCGGGATCCAGTTCCGCACCCTGAACAGGCGCAAGGGTCCTGCGGTTCGATCGACGCGCGTGCAGACCGACTCCGCGGCCTACGCCGCCGCGATGCGACGCTCGCTCGTCGCGCTCGCGCCTCCGGAATCGATCATCGAGGACGAGGTCGTCGAGATCGAGCTCGCGCACGGCGAGCGCCCAAGGCGCGTGACGGGCGTTCGGCTCGCGCGCCGCGGCGCAGTGACGGCGACCGCGGTCGTCATCACGGCCGGCACGTTCCTGAGGGGCGTGCTGTTCGTCGGGAGCAGAAGGACGCCGGGCGGCAGGCTGGGCGCGCCGCCGTCGACCGCGCTCGCCGAGTCGCTCGAGCGGGCCGGGCTGCCGTTCATCCGGCTCAAGACCGGCACCTGCCCGCGGCTCGACGGATCGACGATCGACACGACCGGGCTCGAGGGTCAGGCGGGGGACGAGCCGCCGCCGTTCTTCGATCCCGCGACGCGCGGTTTCTCCCTGCCGCAACGGATCTGCCACGTCACGTACACGGGCGAGGCGGCCCACGCGGCGATCCGCAAAAACCTCGATCGATCGGCGCTGTACGGCGGCGGGATCACCGGGGTCGGCCCGCGGTACTGCCCGTCGATCGAGACGAAGATCGCGCGCTTCCCCGACAAGGGGCGGCACCAGATCTTCCTCGAGCCCGAGGATCGCGACGGCCGCGTGATCTACCCGGCCGGCCTGTCGACGAGCCTGCCCGAGGACGCCCAGGAGGCTTTGGTGCGCGCGATCCCGGGGCTTGAGCAGGCGCGGATCGTCCGCTACGGATACGCCGTGGAGTACGACGCTATACAGCCGACCTGCCTCACGCCGGCGCTCGAGGTCGACGGGATCTCGGGGATGTACCTCGCGGGGCAGATCCTCGGCACGTCCGGGTACGAGGAGGCCGCGATGCTCGGCCTCGTCGCGGGCGCGAACGCGGCGCTCGCCCTGCGCGGGGATCGCCCGCTCGCGCTGCGCCGTGATCGGGCCTACGCCGGCGTGATGATCGACGACCTCACGGCGCGCGGCGTGGACGAGCCGTACCGCATGTTCACGTCGCGCGCCGAGCACCGGCTGCTCCTGCGCGAGGACAACGCGGGCGCGCGGCTCGTCGACGAGGGCGAGCGGACCGGCCTCCTCGACGCGGATCGGATCCGGGAGATCCGGGCGCGGGTCGCCGCCGTGAACGCCGCACGGGAACGGCTGCATGCCACGGTGGTCGCGCCCTCGGCCGTGACGCTCGCGGCGCTCGCGGCGCTCGGCGTGGGCGCGATCAAGAAGCCGACGTCGCTCGCCGATCTCGCGCGGCGCCCAGGCGCGCGGCTCGAGGATCTCAGCGCGCTCGCGCCGTGGCTCGCAGAGCTTTCTCCCGAGGCGAAGGCCGGTCTCGAGGTGGACATCAAGTACGAGGGGTACGTGCGCCGCCAGGAGGCGCTCGCCGAGAAGCTCGCGGCGATGGACGAGATCGCCCTGCCGGCGGACATCGACTACGCGGCGCTCCCGGGGCTGCGCGCCGAGGCCGTGGAGAAGCTCTCCCGCATCCGCCCGGCGACGCTCGGCCAGGCGAGCCGCATCCCCGGCCTCACGCCCGCGGTCGTCGAGATCCTGCACGTGTGGTGCAGGCGGGCCGTGCGGGCCGGTCGATCAGCGGATGGCGCTGCCGACGAAGATTAG
- a CDS encoding DUF362 domain-containing protein, producing the protein MNGTWDRRAFIKRVALGCAGMGGIATAGTLLVDAGRDAPLAATRSSQVRDFRAGLDLEEIARLVVSAAGEAAEATRAAIASLGGMGRFVRRGETVVIKPNVGWDRTPLQAANTNPAVVAALVALCVEAGAASVVVTDNSCNEAGRCFTRSGIWKAAEGAGAAVVLPAPHRFRAYDLGGVALGRMPVLTAAVEADRFINVPIAKHHGLSVFTGAMKNLYGVLGGRRDRLHQRIDDSIADLADFVRPTLTVMDATRVLVRNGPQGGDIGDTEEVGRVIASVDQVAVDAHACGLVHVARADLPYLRLAAARGLGAADPGRVSLREIS; encoded by the coding sequence ATGAACGGGACCTGGGACAGACGGGCGTTTATCAAGCGAGTCGCGCTCGGCTGCGCCGGGATGGGCGGGATCGCGACGGCCGGCACTCTGCTCGTGGACGCCGGGCGGGACGCGCCGCTCGCCGCGACGCGCTCCTCCCAGGTCCGCGACTTCCGCGCCGGGCTCGACCTCGAGGAGATCGCGCGGCTCGTCGTGTCGGCGGCGGGAGAGGCCGCGGAGGCGACGCGCGCGGCGATCGCCTCGCTCGGCGGAATGGGGCGGTTCGTCCGCCGCGGCGAGACCGTGGTCATCAAGCCGAACGTGGGCTGGGATCGAACGCCGCTCCAGGCCGCCAACACGAACCCGGCCGTCGTCGCGGCGCTCGTCGCCCTGTGCGTGGAGGCGGGGGCAGCGTCTGTGGTCGTGACCGACAACTCCTGCAACGAGGCGGGGCGGTGCTTCACGCGGTCCGGCATCTGGAAGGCGGCCGAGGGGGCGGGCGCCGCGGTCGTGCTGCCGGCGCCGCACCGCTTCCGGGCGTACGACCTCGGCGGCGTGGCGCTCGGGCGCATGCCGGTGCTCACCGCCGCCGTCGAGGCGGATCGCTTCATCAACGTGCCCATCGCCAAGCACCACGGGCTCTCCGTCTTCACCGGCGCCATGAAGAACCTCTACGGCGTGCTCGGCGGCCGCCGCGATCGCCTGCACCAGCGCATCGACGACTCCATCGCGGATCTCGCCGACTTCGTTCGGCCCACGCTCACCGTGATGGACGCGACGCGCGTTCTCGTGCGCAACGGCCCGCAGGGGGGCGACATCGGCGACACCGAGGAGGTCGGCCGCGTGATCGCGTCGGTCGATCAGGTGGCGGTGGACGCCCACGCGTGCGGCCTCGTGCACGTGGCCCGGGCGGATCTCCCGTACCTTAGGCTCGCGGCGGCGCGGGGCCTGGGCGCGGCGGATCCGGGCCGGGTGTCGCTGCGGGAGATCTCCTGA
- a CDS encoding 4Fe-4S binding protein, which translates to MARAGRTSWRGLRWARRVTQIASAALFLALIAATASLTGSGFDAATSATVPYPVEAFLDIDPFIGALVVLSTGAIPGALVFGGIVLALALLLGRAFCGWICPFGAMHHGISEAPPGRPAAARIAANRPRAYQKMKYVVLAVSLVAAICGSAIGGLLDPISLATRGVSLTVVPFVNYALGGALEAGAGSGVGALQGASDALYEATSGVAVYQRGFLVVGGVLVAIVFVAALVANRWIPRFFCRGVCPLGAMLGTAGRFGVLALVKDAEACDGCGQCQVHCSQAAGPKPGEAWLRAECDLCLNCVAACPKGAIRFGLAGRKTDEKSAPDVGRRQVIAGAALGAAIVPILRTGTLTSPIGRPDPACIRPPGAVDEEEFLARCVRCGQCMKICPNNALHPALDEAGIEGLWTPVLVPKVGYCEPTCTLCTQVCPTAAIRRVREDEKTGKNGAPMVRIGTAFFDQGRCLPWAMGVPCTVCEEFCPTSPKAITTRETEVVVEGRTAVLKVPFVDPRLCNGCGACEHVCPVRDRAAVRVTSAGETRSPRSQLLLGGGDPTAGRKHGS; encoded by the coding sequence ATGGCGCGCGCGGGCAGGACCTCGTGGCGCGGCCTGCGCTGGGCGCGGCGGGTGACCCAGATCGCGTCCGCAGCGCTCTTCCTCGCGCTCATAGCCGCCACGGCGTCGCTCACCGGCAGCGGCTTCGACGCGGCGACCTCGGCGACGGTGCCCTACCCGGTGGAGGCGTTCCTCGACATCGACCCGTTCATCGGGGCGCTCGTCGTGCTCTCGACCGGGGCGATCCCGGGGGCGCTCGTCTTCGGCGGAATCGTGCTCGCCCTCGCGCTGCTCCTCGGTCGCGCCTTCTGCGGCTGGATCTGCCCGTTCGGCGCCATGCACCACGGGATCTCCGAGGCGCCTCCCGGACGCCCCGCGGCCGCGCGCATCGCCGCGAACCGCCCGCGCGCGTACCAGAAGATGAAGTACGTCGTGCTCGCCGTGTCGCTCGTCGCCGCGATCTGCGGGTCCGCGATCGGCGGGCTGCTCGATCCAATCTCGCTCGCCACGCGCGGCGTGTCGCTGACGGTCGTGCCCTTCGTCAACTACGCGCTCGGCGGCGCGCTCGAGGCGGGCGCCGGTTCGGGCGTCGGCGCGCTGCAGGGCGCCTCGGACGCGCTCTACGAGGCGACGAGCGGCGTCGCGGTGTACCAGCGGGGCTTCCTCGTCGTCGGCGGCGTGCTGGTGGCGATCGTCTTCGTCGCGGCGCTGGTCGCGAACCGCTGGATCCCTCGGTTCTTCTGCCGCGGCGTGTGCCCGCTCGGCGCGATGCTCGGCACCGCGGGGCGGTTCGGCGTCCTCGCGCTCGTGAAGGACGCGGAGGCGTGCGACGGCTGCGGCCAGTGCCAGGTTCACTGCTCGCAGGCGGCCGGTCCGAAGCCGGGCGAAGCGTGGCTGCGCGCCGAGTGCGATCTGTGCCTGAACTGCGTCGCCGCCTGCCCCAAGGGCGCGATCCGGTTCGGCCTCGCCGGGAGGAAGACGGACGAGAAGTCCGCGCCGGACGTGGGGCGCCGCCAGGTGATCGCGGGCGCGGCGCTCGGCGCCGCGATCGTCCCGATCCTGCGCACGGGGACCCTGACGTCGCCGATCGGCCGGCCGGATCCGGCGTGCATCCGCCCGCCGGGCGCGGTCGACGAGGAGGAGTTCCTCGCGCGGTGCGTGCGCTGCGGCCAGTGCATGAAGATCTGCCCGAACAACGCGTTGCACCCCGCGCTCGACGAGGCCGGGATCGAGGGGCTGTGGACGCCGGTGCTCGTCCCGAAGGTCGGCTACTGCGAGCCGACGTGCACGCTGTGCACGCAGGTCTGCCCGACGGCCGCGATCCGGCGCGTGCGCGAGGACGAGAAGACCGGGAAGAACGGCGCGCCGATGGTCCGCATCGGGACGGCGTTCTTCGATCAGGGGCGCTGCCTGCCGTGGGCCATGGGCGTGCCGTGCACCGTGTGCGAGGAGTTCTGCCCGACGTCGCCCAAGGCGATCACGACGCGCGAGACCGAGGTCGTGGTCGAAGGGCGCACGGCCGTCCTCAAGGTGCCGTTCGTCGATCCCCGCCTGTGCAACGGCTGCGGCGCGTGCGAGCACGTGTGCCCGGTGCGCGATCGGGCGGCGGTGCGCGTGACCTCGGCCGGCGAGACCCGCTCGCCGCGATCCCAGCTCCTGCTCGGCGGCGGTGATCCCACGGCCGGGCGCAAGCATGGGAGCTGA
- a CDS encoding MFS transporter, translated as MGADRATPLAGTTNSRPRLVLLAVGLGTLLTAILGSSTNLALPDIGRDFGVALNGSRWVVLSFLVTVTALLPVAGRVGDAIGYGRLFLAGYGLHIAAAAACAAAPGLETLVAARVLQGMAAAMVMAAGPALLTTTFDASHRGRALGMLGTATYVGLSIGPPIGGLILTGAGWRWVFLLGAPVAAVITALGWRFLPAHAPPPGSLPAKPLASLALFRSRTFSASAIAALCNYVALFVPIILVPFVLIEGYGLSQRTAGLVLAAQPIAMALTAAPAGWVSDRIGSRGLAVSGMIVVAAAAAGLSFTDASSGVAWIAAWNAVMGVGAGVFVTPNSSALMGAAPRGQQGSAGGIVAVARNLGMMIGVGSATTFFAAAGGTTGHLWNATDYGALQIALLAAAGVALMGALAAFLQRSRPAPGDPAR; from the coding sequence ATGGGAGCTGATCGAGCGACGCCCCTCGCGGGCACGACGAACTCAAGGCCCCGCCTCGTGCTGCTCGCCGTCGGGCTCGGCACCCTGCTCACGGCGATCTTGGGGTCGTCCACGAACCTCGCGCTGCCGGACATCGGCCGCGACTTCGGCGTCGCGCTCAATGGCTCCCGCTGGGTGGTGCTGTCGTTCCTCGTCACGGTGACCGCGCTGCTGCCGGTCGCCGGCCGTGTGGGCGACGCGATCGGCTACGGCAGGCTGTTCCTCGCCGGGTACGGGCTGCACATCGCCGCCGCCGCCGCGTGCGCCGCGGCGCCCGGGCTCGAGACGCTCGTCGCCGCGCGCGTTCTGCAGGGGATGGCCGCTGCGATGGTGATGGCCGCCGGCCCAGCGCTGCTCACGACCACTTTCGACGCCTCGCACAGGGGCCGCGCGCTCGGGATGCTCGGCACTGCGACCTACGTCGGGCTCTCGATCGGCCCGCCGATAGGCGGCCTGATCCTGACCGGCGCCGGCTGGCGCTGGGTGTTCCTTCTCGGCGCGCCCGTGGCCGCGGTGATCACGGCGCTCGGGTGGCGCTTCCTGCCGGCGCACGCGCCGCCGCCCGGGAGCTTGCCGGCGAAGCCGCTCGCGTCGCTCGCGCTGTTCCGCTCGCGGACGTTCTCCGCCTCCGCGATCGCGGCGCTGTGCAACTACGTCGCGCTGTTCGTGCCGATCATCCTCGTCCCGTTCGTGCTCATCGAGGGGTACGGCCTCTCGCAGCGGACCGCGGGCCTCGTGCTCGCGGCGCAGCCGATCGCGATGGCGCTCACCGCGGCGCCCGCCGGGTGGGTGTCGGATCGAATCGGAAGCCGCGGCCTCGCCGTGTCCGGGATGATCGTGGTCGCGGCGGCCGCCGCTGGGCTGTCGTTCACGGACGCGTCGTCGGGCGTCGCCTGGATCGCGGCGTGGAACGCGGTGATGGGCGTCGGGGCCGGCGTCTTCGTCACGCCGAACTCGAGCGCGCTCATGGGCGCGGCGCCGCGGGGGCAGCAGGGCAGCGCGGGCGGCATCGTGGCGGTTGCGCGCAACCTGGGGATGATGATCGGCGTCGGATCGGCGACGACGTTCTTCGCCGCCGCGGGCGGGACCACCGGGCACCTGTGGAACGCGACCGACTACGGCGCCTTGCAGATCGCGCTCCTCGCCGCCGCCGGCGTCGCGCTGATGGGTGCCCTCGCCGCGTTCCTACAGAGATCGCGGCCCGCGCCCGGAGATCCGGCCCGGTAG
- a CDS encoding ATP-binding protein, with translation MDRYIKRDLEPALRETLKQFPAVAITGPRQTGKSTLLLHALPDYAYVTLDDPLSRRQALDDPELLLDQAGEHVIIDEIQYAPSLLPHLKMRIDRRRGERGRFVLTGSQQFALIKNLGDSLAGRIGLLELPPFGLGEAARVATSSGTRGAFERACMRGSFPEIVTSPELDATRWYASYVQTYLERDIRGLYDVGSLREFERFLQLLAARCAQALNLSALANDVGVAVNTIKKWVSILEAGRIVYLLPPYHGNLGKRVVKAPKVYFIDCGLVCYLTRLRDAQHLMHGPLAGPLFENFCLQEVLKAMLSEGVPPRLFYLRTKNGLEVDLLIEGVDGRLCPFELKLAQTPRAEMGGALARFADEFGALRPEAGEVVTLGAQARQLTKTIRAVPVPALVATVRELARG, from the coding sequence ATGGACCGGTACATCAAGCGCGACCTCGAGCCGGCCCTCCGCGAAACGCTGAAGCAGTTCCCGGCCGTAGCGATCACCGGGCCGCGCCAGACCGGCAAATCCACGCTGCTGCTCCACGCCCTGCCCGACTACGCGTACGTCACCCTGGACGATCCGCTCTCACGCCGGCAGGCGCTGGACGATCCGGAGCTGCTGCTGGATCAGGCCGGTGAGCACGTGATCATCGATGAGATCCAATACGCGCCGTCGCTTCTCCCGCACCTGAAGATGCGCATCGACAGGCGCCGCGGCGAGCGCGGCCGGTTCGTGCTCACCGGTTCCCAGCAGTTCGCGCTGATCAAGAACCTCGGCGACAGCCTGGCTGGGCGGATCGGCCTGCTCGAGCTGCCGCCGTTCGGCCTGGGAGAGGCGGCGCGCGTCGCGACGAGCTCGGGCACGCGGGGCGCGTTCGAGCGGGCGTGCATGCGCGGCTCGTTTCCCGAGATCGTCACGTCTCCCGAGCTCGATGCGACCCGCTGGTACGCTTCGTACGTGCAGACCTACCTCGAGCGGGACATCCGCGGCCTGTACGATGTCGGCAGCCTGCGCGAGTTCGAGCGGTTCCTGCAGCTCCTGGCCGCGCGCTGCGCCCAAGCGCTGAACCTGTCCGCTTTGGCGAACGACGTGGGCGTAGCGGTGAACACGATCAAGAAGTGGGTGTCGATCCTCGAGGCGGGCCGGATCGTCTACCTGCTGCCGCCGTACCACGGAAACCTCGGCAAGCGCGTCGTCAAGGCGCCCAAGGTGTACTTCATCGACTGCGGCCTCGTGTGCTACCTGACGCGGCTTCGTGACGCCCAGCATCTGATGCACGGGCCGCTGGCCGGGCCGCTCTTCGAGAACTTCTGCCTCCAGGAAGTGCTCAAGGCGATGCTCTCCGAAGGGGTGCCGCCGCGCCTCTTCTACCTGCGCACCAAGAACGGCCTGGAGGTCGATCTGCTGATCGAAGGGGTCGACGGCCGGCTGTGTCCGTTCGAGCTCAAGCTCGCGCAGACGCCGCGCGCGGAGATGGGCGGCGCCCTGGCACGCTTCGCCGACGAGTTCGGGGCGCTCCGTCCCGAGGCGGGCGAGGTCGTCACGCTCGGCGCCCAGGCGCGCCAACTGACCAAGACGATCCGCGCGGTCCCGGTCCCCGCGCTCGTCGCTACGGTGAGGGAGCTCGCGCGGGGTTGA
- a CDS encoding rubrerythrin family protein: MASIKGTETEKNLLKAFAGESQARNRYVYFAKVARKAGLIQIADIFEETAENEEQHAKAFFKFLEGGMVEITASYPAGVIGDTQANLEASAAGEHEEWTELYPAFAETAKKEGFPLVAAAFTMIGRVEKEHEARYRKLCERLCADGLWKREQPVRWKCSNCGYVHEGPEAPEKCPACQHPKGYFEEKADNF, encoded by the coding sequence ATGGCCAGCATCAAGGGAACCGAGACCGAGAAGAACCTGCTCAAGGCGTTCGCGGGCGAGTCGCAGGCGCGCAACCGGTACGTGTACTTCGCCAAGGTGGCGCGCAAGGCGGGCCTCATCCAGATCGCGGACATCTTCGAGGAGACGGCGGAGAACGAGGAGCAGCACGCGAAGGCGTTCTTCAAGTTCCTCGAGGGCGGCATGGTCGAGATCACCGCGAGCTACCCGGCGGGCGTGATCGGCGACACCCAGGCGAACCTCGAGGCCTCGGCCGCGGGCGAGCACGAGGAGTGGACCGAGCTGTACCCGGCGTTCGCCGAGACCGCGAAGAAGGAGGGCTTCCCGCTCGTCGCCGCGGCGTTCACGATGATAGGTCGCGTCGAGAAGGAGCACGAGGCGCGCTACCGCAAGCTGTGCGAGCGGCTGTGCGCCGACGGCTTGTGGAAGCGCGAGCAGCCGGTGCGCTGGAAGTGCTCCAACTGCGGCTACGTCCACGAGGGTCCCGAAGCGCCGGAGAAGTGCCCGGCGTGCCAGCACCCCAAGGGCTACTTCGAGGAGAAGGCCGACAACTTCTGA